A genomic region of Enterobacteriaceae endosymbiont of Macroplea mutica contains the following coding sequences:
- the fabZ gene encoding 3-hydroxyacyl-ACP dehydratase FabZ — translation MNNIFYINEILNILPHRYPFILIDRIIYVDTTRLVIHVIKNITINEPYFIGHFPNQPIYPGVLILESMIQTTGILLYKTVSNNFIKQKMFYVVSIKNIRFKQKVIPGDQIIIKSYFKHNKKNFFFMILWPQ, via the coding sequence TTGAATAATATTTTTTATATTAATGAAATTTTAAATATTTTACCACATCGTTACCCATTTATTTTAATAGATCGTATCATATATGTTGATACTACTAGATTAGTAATTCATGTTATTAAAAACATCACTATTAATGAACCATATTTTATAGGACATTTTCCTAATCAGCCAATTTATCCTGGAGTATTAATATTAGAATCTATGATACAAACTACAGGAATTTTATTATATAAAACAGTATCTAATAATTTTATTAAACAGAAAATGTTTTATGTTGTTAGTATTAAAAATATACGTTTTAAACAAAAAGTTATTCCTGGTGATCAAATAATTATTAAAAGTTATTTTAAACATAATAAAAAAAATTTTTTTTTTATGATTCTGTGGCCACAGTAA